TGTCCCTTCCAGTCGGCGAGCTCTCCTGTGACGCGAAGGGGTTCCCGCGTGCGGTACGACCTCGTTGGGTTGCCAGGGAACTTCTTGTCCGTGAGGTTCGGGTCGTCCTCGATGGGGCCCGTCGGTTCGACGATGTAGATGCGGCCGCGCCCATCGCCAACCGCCAGCTCCGCGCCCCAGGTGGCGGCGTCCAACGTCTCCGTCAGGTACACGAAGGCGGCGGCGTTTCGTTCACCGAAGTTTGATGCGCGCCCCGCCTCGATCAAGTCGCCCGGCTGAGGTCGGCCTTCGTACCGTGCAGGTAGCGCGAGCCGCGAACGCCGTCGGTCCACACCTTGAAGGGTTCGGGCGTCGGCGGCGTCGTCATGGGCGAGGGAGTCTAACCCACTGGGTTTGCGACGGGAGCGCGTCGAGGCGCGGGGCGCGGAGCGCCGTCAGTGGTCTCGGCGTCGAACTACTCGATGAAGCCCGGACCGATGGGGTTTCTCTGCGGTGCAACGTTCCCTTCGACCTCAATTTGCGGATCTTGCGACGGTTCCGATGGACCTGAGTCCGAGTCCGCAGAAGAACAAGCGGCGATCATGAGCGACAACGTTGCGAGGGCAAAGGGTGCGAGGGTCTTCATGGGAAACCTCCTGGGGGGGTTCGTGGCCTAGCCAACCTAGTGCCCGGCGAGCCTCCCAAGGCGTCAGGTTTTTGTGCTTGGCGCGCCGATTTGAAGGTTCATCACGCGGGCCAACGCACGTCGGCGCCTCTGCGCGGACGTGTGGCCGCCCCACGCACCCAGTGACGCAAGGAGGAGCCAGCGCTCTGGCACGCGACCGCCCCCAACCTTCTTTCCTCGGCAGCCATCGTTGCGCCGCATGGCACAGTCGGACGACGCGATCAGACCCATCTGTTGCGTCACCTCTCACGGACACGCGGATACCGTGTGCCCAGTCCGGCATGAGTCCTGCGAAGCCGACGACCATGCATACCTCACGTTTTCTCGTCGCCTCGATCTTCGCCCCACTGCTCGCCATCGGGTGCGGCGTCAACCCGCAGTCAAAAGAGGCTGAGACGAATCCGGCCGCACGAATCACGATTGCGCACGGCGTCTACGGCGTCGTCACGCCTCGACGACGTCTGCAGCGCGCCCTGCGCAGCCACGCCACTGGCGCCCGAGCTCCAGCCAAGGGCTCCGGCGGGCGGCTCCTCCCCATACGCGATTCGCAGCTCCGGCAACGACGGTTTCTACGAGGTCGCGGCCGAGCCGGGCACCTACGATCTCTGCACATCCTTCGGCCGCTGCGAACGCATCGTGCTGCGGGACGGAGAGAGACTTCGCGCCGACTACGAGCTGGGCGTCGGTCCCGGCTGGACCGTTGCGCAGCGATGATTGCGGGCAACTCGCGCGAGTGCGCGAAGGACCGCCTACCCGGATCGCATCGAGGGCACAGCGGCAACGGGCGCGCGGAATGCGGAGCGACGCACCGAACACCAAATGCCCGGTCGCCGGTTTGGGGCACGGTGCTAGCCTGAGCGAGTGCGCGCAGTAATTGGCCTTGGGGCGTTGGCGTGGCTCGCGTTGGCGGTGGCGTGCGGCACCGCCGACATCACGCCGGCTCCCGTCCCCTCACGCGTCGACGCGGCCGAGGAAGCTCCGAGCGAGACGTCGACTGACGCGAGCACTGGCGACGGTGGCCTCCGCGACGGCAGCGCGTCCAAGGACGGTTCGTCGTTTGACGCACCGTCGAGCTTCGACGGCGGTGGTTACGCGGCCATCGAGGGGCTCTCGGGGCCCGCCTTTCGGACGGCGCTCAAGACGCTCATCAGCGGGCATACGTCACTCGGGTACGACGGCGCGCGCGACGTCATGCTCGGCGTAACCGGCAACTTCGATCTCACCGGCGGCATGCTCGAGTGCGTCTACACGGGCAAGAAGGCCGCGCCCGACGGCACGCGCACGCCCAACGGCTTCAACACCGAGCACACGGGCCGCAGAGCCTCGGCGCTGGCAGCGAGCCGGCTCGAAGCGATCTGCACCACCTCTCCCCCGTCGACGAGCTCGCCAACAACGCGCGCGGCAACCTCCCTTCGCAGCCACAAGCTGCACCAGCGCCTGCGCGTACGACAACGGCGGCTCGCGCAAGGGACCGCTCTTGGGCGGGCGTGGAAGAGGTCTTCGAGGTCCGACCCGTCCGACGCGGCGATTTGGCTCGCGCACTCTTCTACTTCGCCGTTCGGTACGACCAGTCCATCGAGGCCTTCGAAGAGACCGCGCT
This region of Myxococcales bacterium genomic DNA includes:
- a CDS encoding carboxypeptidase regulatory-like domain-containing protein is translated as MRSSGNDGFYEVAAEPGTYDLCTSFGRCERIVLRDGERLRADYELGVGPGWTVAQR
- a CDS encoding endonuclease, giving the protein MRLHGQEGRARRHAHAQRLQHRAHGPQSLGAGSEPARSDLHHLSPVDELANNARGNLPSQPQAAPAPARTTTAARARDRSWAGVEEVFEVRPVRRGDLARALFYFAVRYDQSIEAFEETALRSWHDSDAPDAVEQARNDAIETYQKNRNPFVDRPDFAARSADH